The DNA sequence CGACGCAATGTCGCCGATATTCCTAATCATGACCAGGACCGCCATGGTAGAGATGAGGGCTGCCGCCATGACGATTCTCTCGGAAAATCATGTGGACAAATCGAGAATGGGAGTGAGAAATTTAAGCACCCAAGACTTAGGGTTTCGTCGCTTGTTCTCTAGGTGGTAGCAACGCAGTGGTCGTGGTGTTCCTTGAAGTGGGGCGGCAGTGGCACACTCGTGGCAAGTGGCGACAGTGGGACTATTTGCATAGGATGTGATGATATGACCCACCTTgtatttcaccctgaaacctgAATTGGCCCCGCAGGACCTATTTGAAgggaaattctaccaaaaatttgacgtAAACTACcttaaaagtggactacccaaatcTATGATAAACAATTCAACAataacaaaatcatataaactcTCCTCTACCATTCAATTTATGCAAGAACTCTTAAACATGAACCACAAGTATCATTTAAATACAACTAAAGTGTCAATAACCAGAGCAATCTAGATGAAATATTGAAATAAGATACAAGTTAAGGGATAGTTATTCTTTTTTCATCCTCATCTATAGCTTTTGTTCTCTTGAGAAGTTAGTGGGGAGTTCCCATATTCTTTTTCAGTTATTACCAAAATAAAACTCATTATCAACTCTTTAATTGTATATTCTTTGATTAATTTAGTAATTTACCCTTGTAAGATATAGAGATGATGCGTTTGTTTGAAAGGTTATTTTAGATAGGGTAAAATTCTGTTTAGTCTCTATATTATGCCTCCAACATTGTTTCagagtccctgacattctaatttaatctaaaaactctctgcctcacaatttccctccaataTGTCCATTATGTTAACTTTCCGTCCAAATACTCGGTTAAGTCATTGACGTGGCAATCTCTTTCACGCCAACTCAGCTCAATAATTGTGAAACGACCAATATAACCCtgttctttctccttttttcttttcaatttcttttattctcttttttttattccttcGCACCCAACATCCACCGCCATTACCACcataaccaccaccaccaagctcACCAATAACAAAATTCAAACCTCCCTGAACCCAAAACTAAGAACTAACGCCAACGACCAACAACTCACCACCATCAGCAACAAAGAGCAAATGAGGAGTCAGACCCATAAACCATTAATTACAAAACACCTGCCCAAAATCAAAGCTTTAATCTATAGTCAAACAACTCCCTAATGCAATTTCTCAATCAATTACCCACTCTTCCCACTCTTAGTCTTTGATTTGAATTTAGCGATTCAAATACTAAAAAGAAGGCACCTAAATTCAACACGATTACAACCACTGccatgcctctctctctctctctctctctctctctctctctctctctctctctctctctctctctctctctctctctctctcaaccagTGCACGACCTTCAGCTCTGTTCTCTGGTCTAGATGGTCGGCGGCGAGACGAGGACGACGATGACGTCAACAGAGGTGATACTCGGTGAAGGCGCAGATCCGGCACCATCGATCGTCGCCGATGTTGGTGGATCAAAGGTCACAATTCAGAGCGAGTTTCATGATGACGATGCGTCACCGATGGCCTCTATCATCTCCTTGGCCTCACCGAGGAGATTGGGTTGTGTATCCTCCTATGCTTTCTTTTGCGGTGAAAATGAAGATATTTGTTCAATGTCAATCAAAtgctttcttctcctcctcaaTTGCCAATTTCAACTTCTGTTCGATACTCTTCTAAATCCGATTCAATTTCTCCTCTTTAATTTCTTTCAAATCAAATTCTACACCCTGCTTCTTAATCGCCCTCTGAGTCTGATTCAGTTCCTCACAAGATTTCTTCAACTTCTCTTCTATATTCCTCTCAACCCCATTCAATTCATGTGGCAGAGGAGAAAGATGATTGGGTGCCCggagcttttctctgggtgcccaaatcaatttctctctttcgttttgtttatttatttattttttggtaaaataggGATAGAAGgcccaaaatgaaagaaaaaatgaaaaaaaaaagaagttatatTGGGGTAATAGAACTCTATTAAAGatttattaggggcaatagaagttttgaattgatgtaatcttctcatttttttttctttaattaaagttttatttgtctaaatttagggagattagttctcattccggtgactgaaagttttattgggggcaatagatgtttattgggggacaatagaggtttattgcccctctattggggagTAATAAATCTTTCCgacgacctatgagatctccgacgactTCATTGGGAAtatctggcaaggtttttagagaAGTCCCGTGGTGGTGGCCGCTGATCAGAATCCGGCCCCgacgttggccggaatccggcggccagTGACCGAACTCCGACGAAGTCtcctatagtttctctctcttccattctctctctctctctctctctctatgtaacaaatgggtaagggtaaaaaagtttataaaaaaaaaaaaaaacataattgaatATTGGGAAAtatctccttagagtgttttgagtaagggagaattaaaaaaacttattgGGTTAAGTAGGAAAAAAATCTATGAAAttggggtaaatagacaaaaacctaaaacaaaaacttAACTATAAGTATTAATTgttctcaaaaaaaagaaaaagaaaaaactaaagtATTATTTCTGATATAGTATTATttgcaaattaaaataaataaataaataaaaactaaaagtaTTTTGAATCCAAGGGCATATCTAGTTTGGAAACCGATGCCAGAAATGCTTAAGCATGGCCGCGAGGGAAGGTAAGCCCGCCTTTATTTCTATCTCTtcgtctgaagaagaagacgacgacGGACCAGAGAGCGACGACTATGATTACGACGAGAATCACGAGGACGACGACGATGATCAAATGGAGGAAGAGGTCGATGACGAGTCTCTCTCCAACAAAGTCATACGTTTCCTCAAAGGTTTCTCTTTttgattttctgaaattttccatTTCTACTTTCAACAATTCGAATTTACATAAATTGATCATCGGAATTTTGTTGGATTAAGGATCTTAAACCCTAAATTGTTCATTGTGTTTAGCAGAAGGGAGTGATTTAGATTCTTTGAATCTCAAAGAATGCAAAGCCTATTTGCGAAAGCACGGTCTTAGAATTTCAGGAACCAAATTGATTTGCATACAAAGAATTCAAGAGCACCATAGGTATTAACTATTAAGCCTTCTAAGTCTTCATTTCTGTCATTCTTGATTGTACTCATTGTTACTTGATTAATTTGCTTCTTCTAATTCTAGATTAAAAGATGGAAATGGTGAAGCATTGTATCCCAGATCATCTTTTGTAATTAACTGTACAGgttagttttttgttttgctctaAATTCATGGGCAATTGTTCACCAACTTTCGACCGGTTTTTCCTTCAAGTTTACAGCTTATTAATGCAGGTGACGTCTGTAAGGGAGATGTCGTCCTCTTCACTcagaaagttcatcagaagtATTGCCTTAATCACATTTCTTTTTCTTGCGTATTCTTCTTATGTGATGTTCTGTACCGCCTTCTCAACTATTCCGATGCTGTGAATTGAACATTTGGTTTTGTACAGGTTTGATAAGATGACAAGGCATGGAAAGGTTCTTGGGAAGAGAGTTGTTGCCGGTAGGGTTGTTAAAGAAAGCTATGGTGCGGCTAAACAACAGCATACTTTTACGGTAAGACTGAGGCAAATCCTAGGTTTATATAGGAAAGTTACATGAGTGACAGTCAATGATAAATGATAGTTTGCTTTTATAGAACTTGTTTCTGCAGACTTCAGTGTATAAGAAGAGAATCTAGTGTTTCGTTTAACTTGTGTATTTTCTCATTCAAGGTTGAAGTGTTATGGAGTAGGGGAATACAGGAGCTGTGTCCACTATTTCCTCTGCTTGTGAAGGGTCGCAATCTCtacaaaatgaaaacttttaGACAGGTAGTGGTTAATGAGAtgccttccttttttttctttttactggtATGTACTGTTAAGATTATTGATTTTCTTGCATGTGTTCTCATCCACCTTGCAGCGTTGGAGTAATGAAGCTGAAAGATCCACAGTGCTAGCTGAGAAGCACAGACGAGGTGGAGCAGCAAGACTTGTGAGAGCGATGAAAAAATCAAAGAAATCGACTGCCAATGGAGGTATTGGGAGGGAAGGAAGCAGTTTTACTGCATGTTACTTCTTTTACAGCATCTATCTTACTCTTGTTTCAGATGCAAGAGATATTATTTTGTGTATTTTTTTCTCCTAGATGGAGTTTTCTATATGCTGATTATCTGTTACATGATCAGGTATGAAGTGTCACAACCAATCCCAATTTTCTAAACCAAACAACAAGCGAAAGACTACAGAATCAGAAAGGGGGAAGCACGCAAGATCTGCAAGAGCAGCACCTTCAGAACAGATGAGTTTCCAACAAAATGCAAGGAGTAAAACCTCTCAACGTTCTAGTAAGCGCCATAAAGCAGATCACCCTAATATAGATAGAGTTCCAACTCTCCGGTCACAGTCTAATCCTCGAATTTGTCATCCATCTCAAATAGAATCTCAACACAGGAATGCTCCTTTCCCATATGCTAGTCATCCCATAGGCTCCACTTCAACCGTGTTGAGATATCCTACAACAACTGATGCTACTACCAGCTTCACTGACAGAAATTATAGCCACTATGGCTACATAGATCCTGTCTATAATCGGGAGTTGAACAACCGGAATCAATTATCAGGATCGGATGCTGGCAGGCCATTTCATCTCTATATGTCAGCAGCTGGGAACTATGGACATAGGGGG is a window from the Rosa chinensis cultivar Old Blush chromosome 2, RchiOBHm-V2, whole genome shotgun sequence genome containing:
- the LOC112190179 gene encoding zinc finger CCCH domain-containing protein 62 isoform X2 — protein: MAAREGKPAFISISSSEEEDDDGPESDDYDYDENHEDDDDDQMEEEVDDESLSNKVIRFLKEGSDLDSLNLKECKAYLRKHGLRISGTKLICIQRIQEHHRLKDGNGEALYPRSSFVINCTGDVCKGDVVLFTQKVHQKFDKMTRHGKVLGKRVVAGRVVKESYGAAKQQHTFTVEVLWSRGIQELCPLFPLLVKGRNLYKMKTFRQRWSNEAERSTVLAEKHRRGGAARLVRAMKKSKKSTANGGMKCHNQSQFSKPNNKRKTTESERGKHARSARAAPSEQMSFQQNARSKTSQRSSKRHKADHPNIDRVPTLRSQSNPRICHPSQIESQHRNAPFPYASHPIGSTSTVLRYPTTTDATTSFTDRNYSHYGYIDPVYNRELNNRNQLSGSDAGRPFHLYMSAAGNYGHRGYRDLSFLI
- the LOC112190179 gene encoding zinc finger CCCH domain-containing protein 62 isoform X4, encoding MAAREGKPAFISISSSEEEDDDGPESDDYDYDENHEDDDDDQMEEEVDDESLSNKVIRFLKAEGSDLDSLNLKECKAYLRKHGLRISGTKLICIQRIQEHHRLKDGNGEALYPRSSFVINCTGDVCKGDVVLFTQKVHQKFDKMTRHGKVLGKRVVAGRVVKESYGAAKQQHTFTVEVLWSRGIQELCPLFPLLVKGRNLYKMKTFRQRWSNEAERSTVLAEKHRRGGAARLVRAMKKSKKSTANGGMKCHNQSQFSKPNNKRKTTESERGKHARSARAAPSEQMSFQQNARSKTSQRSKSQHRNAPFPYASHPIGSTSTVLRYPTTTDATTSFTDRNYSHYGYIDPVYNRELNNRNQLSGSDAGRPFHLYMSAAGNYGHRGYRDLSFLI
- the LOC112190179 gene encoding zinc finger CCCH domain-containing protein 62 isoform X3, coding for MAAREGKPAFISISSSEEEDDDGPESDDYDYDENHEDDDDDQMEEEVDDESLSNKVIRFLKAEGSDLDSLNLKECKAYLRKHGLRISGTKLICIQRIQEHHRLKDGNGEALYPRSSFVINCTGDVCKGDVVLFTQKVHQKFDKMTRHGKVLGKRVVAGRVVKESYGAAKQQHTFTVEVLWSRGIQELCPLFPLLVKGRNLYKMKTFRQRWSNEAERSTVLAEKHRRGGAARLVRAMKKSKKSTANGGMKCHNQSQFSKPNNKRKTTESERGKHARSARAAPSEQMSFQQNARSKTSQRSSKRHKADHPNIDRVPTLRSQSNPRICHPSQIESQHRNAPFPYASHPIGSTSTVLRYPTTTDATTSFTDRNYSHYGYIDPVYNRELNNRNQLSGSDAGRPFHLYMSAAGNYGHRGRGQR
- the LOC112190179 gene encoding zinc finger CCCH domain-containing protein 62 isoform X1; protein product: MAAREGKPAFISISSSEEEDDDGPESDDYDYDENHEDDDDDQMEEEVDDESLSNKVIRFLKAEGSDLDSLNLKECKAYLRKHGLRISGTKLICIQRIQEHHRLKDGNGEALYPRSSFVINCTGDVCKGDVVLFTQKVHQKFDKMTRHGKVLGKRVVAGRVVKESYGAAKQQHTFTVEVLWSRGIQELCPLFPLLVKGRNLYKMKTFRQRWSNEAERSTVLAEKHRRGGAARLVRAMKKSKKSTANGGMKCHNQSQFSKPNNKRKTTESERGKHARSARAAPSEQMSFQQNARSKTSQRSSKRHKADHPNIDRVPTLRSQSNPRICHPSQIESQHRNAPFPYASHPIGSTSTVLRYPTTTDATTSFTDRNYSHYGYIDPVYNRELNNRNQLSGSDAGRPFHLYMSAAGNYGHRGYRDLSFLI